Proteins co-encoded in one Clarias gariepinus isolate MV-2021 ecotype Netherlands chromosome 13, CGAR_prim_01v2, whole genome shotgun sequence genomic window:
- the g2e3 gene encoding G2/M phase-specific E3 ubiquitin-protein ligase, translating into MKPKLKNQQDNSLNKMCQLCKHCDDCPDKYGEKITLEEHKITVHYFCLLMSSGIFQRGEEHEGIHGFLVDDIKQETRRSAKLKCMVCKKNGASVGCSIKSCRQMVHLPCGIQQEFIFQFTDLFPSFCRKHRPTQTCSSTPTLPLSCSICLEPIEPVLSYSVLKCPACHGSWFHRECVQNQAHSAALYFFRCTLCNNIDQFQKEMLRMGIHIPERDASWELEENAYGELLQVYQHCDAVKCSCEKGRNYSAQSGFFEVIRCKFCGSSGTHRKCSSLKHYETNWSCDDCKAAVEGTVSILPNHVKSPLAQRQEKKRLLKRCLSSIHSSIISKRLCVDASPSEIIKDLATQISMQQITTVLVKKDEVFEAALQTVRRSDFNPCHTLSVSFGREKRSQKVGTQRRFLRLLLQKLQNSSVFEGPDQAKNLSLSSQALRDDLYFEVGSLLALSLVHGGPPVAFFSHALYYSLFHYPTDYKFTAEDLGDVKLANTVKKIEQSSTLKELKRVLRSMKDYLQVAGCWREITKLSDKNLLLEDILNFYFVVRMQLPLQRFCEGLKTLSVFDRVQACPEAFYPIFCGPGERMTADALFSLFTARFSERGEQKAKEHAAMALWKQYIQECEDGRCAASLEDILIFVTGTNVVPAISFDPPPSLSFFVPLEPSFAFPQSQTEKNHLILPLLSSYEIFKKHLEYAVCQISVMEGM; encoded by the exons ATGAAGCCGAAGCTGAAGAACCAGCAGGATAACTCCCTCAACAAAA tgtgtCAGCTTTGCAAGCATTGTGATGATTGCCCTGACAAATATGGAGAGAAGATCACACTCGAGGAACACAAAATAACCGTTCACTATTTTTGTTTG CTGATGTCCAGTGGAATATTCCAGAGAGGAGAGGAGCATGAAGGCATTCATGGATTTCTGGTAGATGACATTAAGCAGGAGACTCGTAGATCTGCAAAGCTG AAGTGTATGGTGTGTAAAAAGAATGGTGCTTCAGTTGGATGTTCTATCAAAAGCTGTAGACAGATGGTCCACCTGCCTTGTGGAATACAACAGGAGTTTATTTTCCAGTTCACTGACTTGTTTCC ATCTTTTTGTAGAAAACATCGCCCCACTCAGACCTGCTCTTCCACCCCCACTCTGCCTCTGTCCTGCTCCATCTGCTTGGAGCCCATTGAGCCTGTTCTCTCCTACTCTGTGCTCAAGTGCCCTGCATGTCATGGAAGCTGGTTTCATAGGGAATGTGTTCAG AATCAAGCACACAGTGCTGCCCTGTATTTCTTCAGATGTACACTATGCAACAATATAGACCAGTTTCAGAAAGAAATGCTCAGAATGGGAATACACATACCAGAACG AGATGCTTCATGGGAGTTGGAGGAGAATGCTTATGGGGAGCTGTTACAAGTGTACCAGCACTGTGATGCTGTCAAATGTTCCTGTGAAAAAGGACGTAATTACAGTGCACAATCAGG tttttttgagGTTATTCGATGCAAGTTTTGTGGCTCCAGTGGAACCCACCGAAAATGTTCTTCTCTTAAACATTATGAAACCAACTGGAGTTGTGATGACTGCAAAGCTGCTGTTGAGGGAACAG TGTCCATATTGCCAAACCATGTTAAATCACCACTGGCACAGAGGCAAGAGAAGAAAAGACTGCTTAAAAGATGCCTCTCCAGCATACATTCCTCAATCATCTCTAAAAG GTTGTGTGTGGATGCAAGTCCCTCAGAAATCATAAAGGATTTGGCCACTCAAATATCAATGCAGCAGATCACAACAGTGCTGGTGAAAAAGGATGAGGTGTTTGAAGCTGCCCTTCAGACTGTGCGGCGGAGTGACTTTAACCCCTGCCACACACTGTCCGTGAGCTTCGGCAGAGAAAAACGGAGTCAAAAGGTGGGCACACAGCGCCGTTTCCTTAGACTCCTTCTGCAGAAATTACAGAATTCAAGTGTCTTTGAAGGACCTGACCAAGCTAAAAACCTGTCCCTTAGCTCGCAAG cgcTGAGAGATGATCTATATTTCGAGGTTGGCAGTCTGCTGGCTCTCTCTCTCGTCCATGGTGGTCCTCCAGTGGCCTTTTTCTCTCATGCGCTTTACTACAGCCTGTTCCATTACCCCACTGACTACAAGTTCACTGCTGAAGACTTGGGAGATGTCAAATTAGCGAACACGGTCAAAAAG ATCGAGCAATCAAGCACTTTGAAGGAACTGAAGAGAGTTCTACGGTCCATGAAGGACTATTTGCAAGTAGCAGGCTGCTGGCGAGAAATCACTAAACTGTCTGACAAAAACCTACTGCTGGAGGACATTCTAAACTTTTACTTTGTTGTGAGAATGCAGTTGCCTCTTCAAAG GTTTTGCGAGGGGCTTAAAACATTAAGTGTGTTTGATCGAGTCCAGGCATGTCCAGAGGCCTTCTACCCAATTTTTTGTGGCCCAGGAGAAAGGATGACTGCAGATGCCCTGTTTTCACTTTTCACTGCTCGTTTTTCTGAGCGGGGAGAACAGAAAGCAAAAGAACATGCGGCAATGGCACTCTGGAAGCAGTACATACAGGAGTGTGAAG ATGGACGATGTGCTGCATCTCTAGAGGATATTCTCATATTTGTCACTGGTACCAATGTGGTGCCTGCCATCAGCTTTGACCCTCCTCCTTCATTGTCCTTCTTTGTCCCACTGGAACCTTCATTTGCCTTTCCCCAAAGTCAAACTGAAAAGAACCACCTCATTCTACCTCTACTCTCCTCTTATGAGATCTTCAAGAAACACTTGGAATATGCTGTGTGTCAGATCTCTGTGATGGAGGGCATGTGA